The Rhopalosiphum maidis isolate BTI-1 chromosome 1, ASM367621v3, whole genome shotgun sequence genome has a segment encoding these proteins:
- the LOC113557717 gene encoding uncharacterized protein LOC113557717 has product MYSVHTCHNHHRITSSCTVHIYTVISTQFRACTFLCIFPKVQCLKRKQTRDYVSLKKKVEDSRRPAPEQTNGIQNIFRYLSATSGMCSEYRVRYTFNELSASTLSKFNSRGSP; this is encoded by the exons aTGTATAGTGTTCATACGTGTCATAACCATCACCGTATAACATCGTCGTGCACTGTGCACATTTATACGGTCATCAGTACTCAGTTTCGCGCGTGTACTTTTTTGTGCATTTTTCCTAAAGTACAATGTCTGAAACGAAAACAAACACGTGACTAtgtaagtttgaaaaaaaaagtcgaGGATTCGAGAAGGCCCGCTCCCGAGCAAACAAACGGAATTCAGAACATTTTtcg ATATCTTTCGGCCACGTCTGGCATGTGCAGCGAATACCGAGTACGGTATACATTTAATG aaCTTAGTGCTTCCACGTTGTCCAAATTTAATAGCCGCGGTTCTCCATAA